A region from the Vicia villosa cultivar HV-30 ecotype Madison, WI linkage group LG3, Vvil1.0, whole genome shotgun sequence genome encodes:
- the LOC131661936 gene encoding eukaryotic translation initiation factor 3 subunit F-like — protein sequence MAASNRTVLQFSSSSSSSQSLSAKVHPLVIFNICDCYVRRPDQAERVIGTLLGSVLPDGTVDIRNSYAVPHNESVDQVALDIEYHHNMLLSHQKVNQKEVIVGWYSTGLGVTGGSALIHEFYSREVPNPIHLTVDTGFTTGGSIIKAYVSNNLSLGDRQIAAQFQEIPLDLRMVEAERVGYDTLKATTVDKIPSDLEGMEASMEHLLALIDDIYKYVDDVVEGRVAPDNKIGKFISDAVGSLPKLPPSDFDKLVNDSLQDHLLMLYLSSITRTQLSLAEKLNTAAQIL from the exons ATGGCGGCAAGCAATCGCACAGTGTTGCAGTTCTCCTCCTCATCTTCGTCTTCTCAGAGCTTGTCCGCAAAGGTTCATCCTCTTGTCATCTTCAACATCTGCGACTGCTACGTTCGTCGCCCCGATCAAGCCGAACGCGTCATTGGAACGCTTCTAGGATCCGTTCTCCCCGATGGAACCGTCGATATCCGTAATTCGTATGCCGTTCCTCACAACGAGTCCGTAGATCAG GTTGCTTTGGACATAGAGTACCACCACAATATGTTACTGTCCCACCAAAAAGTGAACCAAAAGGAAGTCATTGTTGGATG GTATTCAACCGGACTTGGAGTAACTGGTGGAAGTGCATTGATCCATGAATTTTACTCTCGAGAAGTACCCAATCCCATACATTTGACTGTTGATACAGGATTCACAACTGGAGGGAGTATCATAAAAGCTTATGTGTCAAACAATTTATCTCTTGGAGACAGGCAAATTGCTGCACAGTTTCAAGAAATTCCATTGGATCTTCGAATGGTTGAAGCTGAGCGAGTTGGAT ATGATACCCTAAAGGCAACCACTGTTGACAAAATTCCCTCTGATTTAGAAGGCATGGAAGCATCAATGGAACATCTGCTAGCTTTGATTGATGACATCTACAaatatgttgatgatgttgtg GAAGGGAGAGTTGCACCAGACAACAAAATAGGAAAATTCATATCAGATGCAGTGGGTTCCCTCCCCAAATTGCCCCCATCAGATTTTGATAAGCTTGTGAATGACAGCTTGCAG GATCACTTGCTCATGCTATATTTATCTAGCATCACAAGAACTCAACTTAGCTTGGCTGAAAAATTGAACACGGCTGCTCAGATTTTGTAA